The following are encoded together in the Zygosaccharomyces rouxii strain CBS732 chromosome C complete sequence genome:
- the THS1 gene encoding threonine--tRNA ligase THS1 (highly similar to uniprot|P04801 Saccharomyces cerevisiae YIL078W THS1 Threonyl-tRNA synthetase cytoplasmic) yields the protein MSAPEAQAPAKKADKKSKQQSLYLEPQPKFIDERIELFEELKKEYNHKVANMPRVPLKIVLRDGSIKEATAWETAPMDIAKSIAKSLPDKLCIAKVDGQLWDLERPFEGTEGQELRLELLDFESKEGQQVFWHSSAHVLGEACECNLGAHICFGPPTDDGFFYDMAVRDSLNPKAEEKTVSQADFPNLEGVAKNAIKQKQKFERLLMTKEDLLKMFSYSKYKTYLIQTKVPDGGSSTVYRCGPLIDLCMGPHIPHTGRIKAFKILKNSASYFLGDSNNESLQRIYGISFPDKKLMDAHLKFLEEASLRDHRRIGREQELFMFNEMSPGSCFWLPHGTRIYSTLVDLLKNEYRKRGYEEVITPNMYNSKLWETSGHWGHYKENMFTFEVEKEMYGLKPMNCPGHALMFKSRERSYRELPWRVADFGVIHRNEFSGALTGLTRVRRFQQDDAHIFCRSDQIGQEIERIFDFLSFIYGVFGFEFKMELSTRPEKYVGKLETWNAAEATLEAALNKWGGKWELNPADGAFYGPKIDIMISDALRRWHQCATIQLDFQLPDRFALEYKSKDNDNEGETYERPVMIHRAILGSVERMTAILTEHFAGKWPFWLSPRQILVVPVGVKYQPYAQEVRDKMHNAGFYADVDLSGNTLQKKVRNGQMLKYNFIFIVGEQEMNEKSVNIRNRDVMEQQGKNATVSVETVLEQLKKLKSDMRNDNVLV from the coding sequence ATGAGTGCACCAGAGGCTCAAGCACCAGCCAAAAAGGCTGACAAGAAGTCAAAGCAACAATCGCTCTATTTGGAACCACAACCTAAGTTTATcgatgaaagaattgaactTTTCGAAGagttaaagaaagaatacAACCACAAAGTGGCCAACATGCCAAGAGttcctttgaagattgtTTTGAGAGATGGATCTATCAAAGAAGCCACCGCCTGGGAAACTGCTCCTATGGATATTGCCAAGTCTATTGCCAAATCATTGCCAGATAAGTTATGTATTGCCAAAGTGGATGGCCAATTGTGGGACTTGGAAAGACCATTTGAAGGTACTGAAGGCCAAGAGTTACGTCTAGAGTTGTTGGATTTCGAATCCAAGGAAGGCCAACAAGTGTTTTGGCACTCTTCCGCCCACGTTTTGGGTGAAGCTTGTGAGTGTAATTTGGGTGCTCACATCTGTTTTGGTCCACCAACTGATGATGGTTTCTTCTACGATATGGCGGTTAGAGACAGTTTGAACCCCAAGGCTGAGGAGAAAACCGTCTCTCAAGCTGACTTCCCCAATTTGGAGGGTGTTGCCAAGAATGCCATCAAGCAGAAgcaaaaatttgaaagattgtTGATGACTAAAGaagatcttttgaaaatgtttAGTTACTCCAAGTACAAAACCTATTTGATTCAAACCAAGGTTCCAGATGGAGGTTCCAGTACCGTTTACCGCTGTGGTCCTTTGATCGATCTTTGTATGGGTCCTCACATCCCACATACTGGCCGTATTAAGGCtttcaagattttgaagaattctGCTTCTTATTTCTTGGGTGACTCTAATAACGAATCTCTACAGAGAATTTACGGTATCTCATTCCCtgacaagaaattgatggatgctcatttgaaatttttggaagaagcaTCTTTGAGAGATCACAGAAGAATCGGtagagaacaagaattgttcaTGTTTAACGAAATGTCTCCCGGTTCTTGTTTCTGGTTACCTCACGGTACTAGAATTTACAGCACTTTGGTTGATTTATTAAAGAATGAATACCGTAAGAGAGGTTATGAAGAAGTGATTACACCAAACATGTACAACTCCAAATTGTGGGAAACTTCTGGTCACTGGGGTcattacaaagaaaacatGTTTACCTTTGAAGTGGAGAAGGAGATGTACGGTCTAAAACCAATGAACTGTCCAGGCCATGCCCTAATGTTCAAGTCTAGAGAACGTTCTTACAGAGAATTACCATGGAGGGTTGCTGACTTCGGTGTTATTCATAGAAATGAATTTTCAGGTGCCTTGACTGGTTTGACTCGTGTTAGAAGATTCCAACAAGATGATGCCCACATCTTCTGTAGATCCGATCAAATTggacaagaaattgaaagaatcttCGATTTCCTAAGTTTCATCTATGGtgtatttggatttgaattCAAGATGGAATTATCTACTAGACCTGAAAAATACGTGGGTAAATTAGAAACCTGGAATGCCGCGGAAGCTACTCTAGAAGCCGCCTTGAACAAATGGGGTGGTAAAtgggaattgaacccaGCCGATGGTGCTTTCTATGGTCCAAAGATCGATATTATGATCTCTGATGCATTGAGAAGATGGCACCAATGTGCTACTattcaattggatttcCAATTGCCTGATAGATTTGCTCTAGAATACAAGTCTAAGGATAACGATAACGAAGGTGAAACTTATGAAAGACCAGTTATGATTCACCGTGCTATCCTTGGTTCAGTGGAAAGAATGACAGCCATTTTAACTGAACATTTTGCAGGTAAGTGGCCATTCTGGTTATCTCCACGTCAAATCTTAGTTGTTCCTGTCGGTGTTAAGTATCAACCATACGCTCAAGAAGTTCGTGACAAGATGCATAACGCTGGTTTCTATGCTGATGTTGATCTATCTGGTAACACTTTACAAAAGAAGGTGAGAAATGGTCAAATGTTGAAGTACAACTTTATCTTCATTGTTGGTGAACAGGAAATGAACGAAAAATCTGTGAACATCAGAAACAGAGACGTCATGGAACAACAAGGTAAGAATGCTACTGTGTCAGTCGAAACTGTGCTAGAACaactaaagaaattaaagagCGATATGAGAAACGACAACGTTCTTGTTTAA
- the AIR1 gene encoding TRAMP complex RNA-binding subunit (similar to Saccharomyces cerevisiae YDL175C and to uniprot|P40507 Saccharomyces cerevisiae YIL079C): MSMLREFETMDTLPFVKETAPQPRDKVVAPTIDEVDDNPEDLRDMRGQGRYFGVAGEDGINEAEPKCNNCSQRGHFKRNCPHVICTYCGAMDDHYSHHCLKAIKCSNCNESGHYRSQCPNKWKRVFCTLCNSKRHSRDRCPSVWRVYILKDENSKRTLPMHAFYCYNCGGKGHLGDECDSRRSSRVPNDDGSAFSGDNLSSELKKDYFQNLRKQRLERDSEFDYKDYEFDDALYDDEPARKRSKPSSKKRKHNSNNGNGYGNGNGSGNGNGNGNGNGNNRHRRSAQPVQPVQRGGTLPPARNRSHPLDFPRNGGGRNASTVTQNMDNSRYGRPSSRRNQPRSNYKNYNSFKPFRSGTLNMRR; the protein is encoded by the coding sequence ATGTCGATGCTCAGGGAATTTGAAACTATGGATACCTTACCGTTTGTTAAGGAAACGGCTCCGCAACCGCGTGATAAAGTGGTAGCGCCTACTATAGATGAGGTTGATGACAACCCAGAAGATTTAAGAGATATGAGAGGTCAGGGCAGATATTTCGGTGTTGCTGGTGAAGATGGCATCAATGAAGCAGAGCCAAAATGTAATAATTGTTCTCAAAGGGGCCATTTCAAGAGGAACTGTCCGCATGTCATTTGTACTTACTGTGGAGCCATGGATGATCATTATTCCCACCACTGTTTAAAGGCTATTAAGTGCTCAAATTGCAACGAAAGTGGTCACTATCGTTCTCAATGCCCCAACAAGTGGAAGAGAGTATTTTGTACACTTTGCAACAGTAAGAGACACTCGAGGGACAGGTGCCCCAGCGTTTGGAGAGTTTACAtattgaaagatgaaaattctAAACGTACACTACCGATGCATGCATTTTACTGTTATAACTGTGGTGGTAAGGGACATTTAGGTGACGAGTGTGATTCTCGAAGATCGTCTAGGGTACCTAACGATGATGGTAGTGCATTCTCGGGTGATAATTTATCATCtgaattaaagaaagattatttccaaaatttgagGAAACAACGGTTAGAACGTGATAGTGAATTCGACTACAAGGATTacgaatttgatgatgCCCTTTACGACGATGAACCGGCTCGCAAAAGATCCAAACCATCATCCAAGAAACGCAAACATAACAGCAATAATGGTAACGGTTATGGAAACGGCAATGGAAGTGGAAATGGCaatggaaatggaaatggaaatggCAACAATAGGCATAGAAGATCTGCTCAGCCTGTACAGCCCGTTCAGAGGGGTGGTACACTACCACCTGCAAGAAACAGATCACATCCACTTGACTTCCCACGCAATGGGGGTGGTCGTAATGCATCTACAGTCACTCAAAACATGGATAACTCGAGATATGGTAGGCCCAGCTCACGTAGAAACCAGCCACGTTCCAACTATAAGAACTACAACTCTTTCAAACCTTTTAGAAGTGGAACCCTTAACATGAGAAGGTAA
- the SNA4 gene encoding Sna4p (similar to uniprot|Q07549 Saccharomyces cerevisiae YDL123W SNA4 Protein of unknown function localized to the vacuolar outer membrane): MGTCCCFAVSDIILYIVAFFFPPVAVVFRSGCCSKDLLLNVLLTLLAFIPGMIHAFYYVTITSPARSENNRYFYQQGWGDRERYAGVAIVHDGETSVHRPEHPGYGSIDALLVQGRPNDNSGESKVPGPPPPYTELP, from the coding sequence ATGGGTACATGCTGTTGCTTCGCTGTGTCAGATATTATCCTTTACATCGTAGCATTCTTCTTTCCTCCTGTGGCAGTGGTATTTAGGTCAGGGTGCTGCTCAAAAGATCTGCTGCTGAATGTCTTATTGACACTTCTAGCTTTTATACCAGGGATGATTCATGCCTTTTACTATGTGACTATTACGAGTCCCGCTAGAAGTGAGAATAACAGGTATTTCTACCAGCAAGGTTGGGGTGACCGTGAAAGGTATGCAGGGGTTGCTATTGTTCATGATGGAGAGACCAGTGTGCATCGTCCTGAGCATCCCGGTTATGGATCTATCGATGCCTTACTGGTCCAAGGGAGGCCCAACGACAACAGTGGAGAATCCAAAGTACCTGGACCCCCACCACCTTACACAGAGCTCCCATGA
- the GID12 gene encoding Gid12p (similar to uniprot|Q12027 Saccharomyces cerevisiae YDL176W Hypothetical ORF), protein MGGKVTFAVSTPCNKRGKPSGHRLIAFNDDKLSVIPQEVSNVRADTEVNVQAFCYLKPENRGIVPEDVNSGILDSSDYMLLAKSNGFIEIIQDYRYKVENNLPLETKFLLKCTPEDFSDYGSDCTIAGLEYREGLLYCCMCSGRIYIYILNLPYDYAQSQNASIVSPKTDPLYSSHFYGSTSQPSREPQSMEEATFFLNMKFTGRSRLKHVCYYLLPIEPEHLRLSPSMFLFSRVYQGKLIYKPSMYVQLDQGVSGFRTNPLDRFSFLTILPRSPLMIRKIMLPMVYVDFFVTFISIKKRVQQTKAEEVTSWNQLAKEMGYDSLVSWVISEPLHEVDNLGSVAWEDLARCDGISVLRTIIVWIQRQGHAKDDIYELFHRSDLVGSNSSSRSTSNEPRPLSRRRRSSRFGLQRSGTIREPIDVPCSTNWGLDLFIRDVRKNTFTVDFGIVQSNFDSNCNDDGSQPEREEGTRTSFLTDNYKNMDIICVDHYLSLSVFRPKYFDEALTKIDSFHNVIEDEPTSNISVEDNMMKRTLSNLNSFKKLFMLTDSLCMVLDTSGVILLDRRSLLDTKNLLHNEPNAVRIASFNIGLISDAILIADSLHRCHDCGGIEVTYKLIITCIPDEILALKGKFLAHSKIGEITLCDSLKLNRKHRFVDRICLLDYDTLSDYKKRPHLGKEGYPSNTKRPKWE, encoded by the coding sequence ATGGGTGGCAAAGTGACATTCGCAGTGTCAACGCCCTGTAATAAAAGGGGCAAACCCTCAGGTCATCGGTTAATTGCATTCAATGACGATAAATTGTCGGTGATCCCACAAGAGGTTAGCAATGTGAGAGCTGATACTGAAGTTAACGTGCAGGCATTTTGTTATCTGAAACCTGAGAATAGAGGAATTGTGCCGGAGGACGTGAATTCAGGAATTCTTGATTCATCAGATTACATGTTACTAGCCAaatcaaatggatttatTGAAATAATTCAGGACTATAGATACAAGGTGGAAAACAATTTACCACTAGAgacaaaatttttattaaAATGTACACCAgaagatttttcagattATGGTTCTGACTGTACGATTGCAGGTCTAGAGTACAGAGAGGGACTATTATACTGTTGTATGTGTTCTGGTAGAATTTACATCTACATATTGAATCTGCCCTATGATTATGCGCAAAGTCAAAATGCATCCATAGTATCTCCCAAGACAGATCCACTATATTCTAGCCATTTTTACGGATCCACCTCACAACCAAGTAGGGAACCGCAGTCGATGGAAGAGGCTactttctttttgaatATGAAATTTACTGGCAGATCCAGACTAAAACACGTTTGTTATTATCTGCTACCGATAGAGCCTGAGCATTTAAGACTATCACCATCGATGTTCCTATTCAGTAGGGTTTATCAAGGTAAGCTCATCTACAAACCTTCTATGTATGTGCAATTAGATCAAGGTGTCTCAGGATTTCGGACAAACCCATTGGATCGATTCAGTTTCTTAACAATTTTACCGCGATCACCACTGATGATTCGTAAAATAATGTTACCAATGGTTTATGTTGATTTTTTCGTTACATTTATTAGCATAAAGAAGAGAGTCCAACAGACAAAGGCAGAAGAGGTTACATCTTGGAATCAATTAGCCAAAGAAATGGGCTACGATTCACTAGTAAGTTGGGTCATATCAGAGCCACTACATGAGGTGGATAACTTGGGATCAGTAGCATGGGAAGATTTAGCCCGCTGTGATGGAATTTCCGTTTTAAGAACTATTATCGTATGGATACAGCGACAAGGCCATGCAAAGGATGATATTTATGAATTATTCCATAGAAGTGATTTAGTTGGTAGTAATTCTAGCAGTAGAAGCACAAGCAATGAACCAAGGCCGTTGAgtcgaagaagaagatcttcCAGATTTGGATTACAACGATCGGGTACCATAAGGGAGCCAATAGATGTACCGTGCTCCACCAATTGGGGGTTAGATCTATTCATCAGAGATGTGAGGAAAAACACTTTTACGGTGGATTTTGGAATCGTACAGTCGAATTTCGACTCTAACtgtaatgatgatggttCACAACCggaaagagaagaaggtACAAGGACATCATTTTTAACAGACAATTATAAAAACATGGATATCATTTGCGTTGATCATTATTTATCACTTAGTGTTTTCAGACCCAAGTATTTCGATGAAGCATTGACGAAAATCGATTCTTTCCACAACgtcattgaagatgaacctACAAGCAATATTAGTGTTGAAGATAacatgatgaaaagaaccTTGTCCAATttaaattcttttaaaaaactTTTCATGCTGACAGATTCCCTTTGTATGGTTTTAGATACTAGCGGTGTCATACTTTTGGATAGACGTAGCCTTTTGGATACAAAGAATCTATTGCATAATGAACCCAACGCGGTTCGTATAGCAAGTTTTAACATTGGATTAATAAGTGATGCAATCTTAATAGCAGATTCCCTACACAGATGCCATGATTGTGGAGGAATTGAAGTCACTTACAAATTGATCATTACATGCATACCCGATGAAATCCTAGCGTTGAAGGGTAAATTTTTAGCCCATTCCAAGATCGGTGAAATAACACTGTGTGATTCACTAAAATTGAATCGTAAACATAGATTCGTTGACAGGATTTGTCTCTTGGATTACGATACCCTAAGCGATTACAAGAAACGTCCTCATTTAGGCAAAGAAGGGTATCCTTCTAATACTAAAAGACCCAAATGGGAGTAA
- a CDS encoding uncharacterized protein (similar to uniprot|Q12257 Saccharomyces cerevisiae YDL177C Hypothetical ORF): MIPVGRIRCLYSTMVKSWVESEILVDRKSKFQARCCTMKNSDEVPLLLQDLVDGNKSIAKASHPHMYAWRTGEAVASVDSDKTKGSGKKSKKNKDISSNSSQPSWKNVQQGCQDGGESGAGQRLLTLLERAQVFNVLVVVTRWYGGTPLGSARFRHITSTASECLKKSGFL; encoded by the coding sequence ATGATTCCTGTGGGTCGAATTAGATGCCTTTACAGTACTATGGTTAAGAGCTGGGTTGAATCAGAGATATTGGTGGACCGCAAGTCTAAGTTCCAGGCAAGATGCTGTACTATGAAGAATTCTGATGAGGTTCCATTACTGCTGCAAGATCTGGTAGATGGAAACAAGTCAATTGCTAAGGCCAGTCATCCGCACATGTATGCCTGGAGAACTGGTGAAGCCGTAGCTTCTGTAGATTCTGACAAGACCAAAGGTAGTGGTAAGAAatcgaagaagaataaagaCATATCCTCTAACTCGTCTCAGCCATCGTGGAAAAATGTTCAACAAGGTTGTCAAGATGGTGGGGAATCTGGTGCGGGTCAAAGACTCTTAACTTTGCTCGAAAGAGCTCAAGTGTTTAATGTATTAGTGGTAGTAACAAGATGGTATGGTGGTACGCCATTAGGCTCAGCAAGATTTCGTCACATTACATCAACTGCATCAGAATGTTTGAAAAAGAGTGGATTTCTTTAG
- a CDS encoding aldo-keto reductase superfamily protein (highly similar to uniprot|Q07551 Saccharomyces cerevisiae YDL124W NADPH-dependent alpha-keto amide reductase reduces aromatic alpha-keto amides aliphatic alpha-keto esters and aromatic alpha-keto esters), giving the protein MAFHQEFFTLNNGNKIPAVAVIGTGTRWYKKEETDANFSHALVKQIEYALTLPGVVHVDHAEVYRTYPEFSEALKNTKKPRNEIFVTDKYSVQEKITNDPREGLDTGLKRTGLEYVDLYLLHSPFASKEKNGFTIEEAWAQLEELYHEGKAKNIGVSNFRVEDLEKILKVAKVKPQVNQIEFSAFLQNQTPGVVKFSQDHDIQLEAYAPLGPLSKRDESEQAKPFYDYIKKLTEKYSKTEAQILLRWVSKRGILPVTTSGQPKRIEDAQNLFGFDLTKDEVDEITKLGLAHPALRLYWNPLYDQYNPESQKP; this is encoded by the coding sequence ATGGCTTTCCACCAAGAATTCTTTACTCTGAACAATGGCAACAAGATTCCAGCAGTTGCTGTTATTGGTACCGGTACCAGATGGTAcaaaaaggaagaaactGATGCCAATTTCTCACATGCACTAGTCAAACAGATCGAATACGCATTAACCCTACCAGGTGTGGTCCACGTTGACCATGCTGAAGTCTATAGAACTTATCCAGAATTTTCTGAGGCCTTAAAGAACACTAAGAAGCCTAGAAATGAAATATTCGTCACTGATAAGTATTCtgttcaagaaaagatcacTAATGACCCTAGGGAGGGTCTTGACACCGGGCTTAAAAGAACTGGATTAGAATACGTGGATTTGTACTTGCTTCACAGTCCATTTGCTTCGAAGGAAAAGAATGGATTTACCATTGAAGAAGCATGGgctcaattggaagaacTTTATCATGAAGGTAAAGCCAAAAACATTGGTGTCTCAAATTTCCGTGTGGAGGATTTGGAGAAGATTCTCAAAGTTGCTAAAGTTAAACCTCAAGTGAACCAAATTGAATTCAGTGCCTTCTTACAAAACCAAACCCCTGGTGTTGTAAAGTTCTCTCAAGATCACGATATTCAGTTGGAAGCCTATGCTCCATTGGGTCCCTTGTCAAAGAGAGATGAAAGTGAGCAAGCAAAACCATTTTACGATTAcatcaagaaattgacTGAAAAATACAGCAAGACTGAGGctcaaattcttttacGTTGGGTTTCTAAGCGCGGTATTCTTCCAGTTACTACCTCTGGTCAACCtaagagaattgaagacGCTCAGAACTTGTTTGGCTTCGATTTAACCAAAGATGAAGTCGATGAAATTACGAAGTTGGGTTTGGCACATCCTGCCTTAAGATTGTATTGGAACCCTCTATATGACCAGTACAACCCTGAATCTCAGAAACCATAA
- the DLD2 gene encoding D-lactate dehydrogenase (highly similar to uniprot|P46681 Saccharomyces cerevisiae YDL178W DLD2 D-lactate dehydrogenase located in the mitochondrial matrix), whose protein sequence is MIRSSVLRPLCRLTVSKPWGKFRIPQTVSSPCLKATYATKVTPKLTAEAYPSVKRDSKYKQLSSEDITFFESILSQQELLQANDQDALEFYNEDWMRKYRGQSRLVLRPKTVQKVSQILKYCNDNHIAVVPQGGNTGLVGGSVPIFDEVILSLNYLNQVRDFDPVSGILKCDAGLILENADQYLAEHGYIFPLDLGAKGSCHVGGVVATNAGGLRLLRYGSLHGSVLGLEVVLPNGDIVSSMHALRKDNTGYDLKQLFIGSEGTIGVITGVSILTPPRPKAFNVSFLALENFQAVQNVFVKAKKDLAEILSAFEFMDSYSQDLTKKHVENLNHPFEEEHPFYVLIETSGSNKEHDDAKLEAFLESVIEDGLVVDGVVAQDETELQNLWQWRELIPESAQAGGGVYKYDISLPLKDLYSLVEAANQRLEQVGILGDAPKPVIRAIGYGHVGDGNLHLNVAVREYSKQVEEALEPFVYEFVSSKQGSISAEHGLGFQKKNYIGYTKTGPEIKLIKDLKNHYDPNGILNPYKYI, encoded by the coding sequence ATGATCAGATCCTCTGTTTTAAGGCCTTTATGCAGGCTAACAGTTTCCAAACCATGGGGTAAGTTTAGAATCCCTCAAACGGTTTCTTCACCATGTTTGAAAGCCACTTACGCTACGAAGGTCACTCCAAAGCTAACTGCAGAGGCGTACCCATCTGTGAAGAGAGATTCCAAGTACAAGCAGCTTTCCTCAGAAGATATCACCTTTTTCGAATCAATCCTTTCCCAACAGGAATTATTACAGGCAAACGATCAAGATGCTTTGGAATTCTACAATGAAGATTGGATGAGAAAATACAGAGGCCAGAGTCGTCTAGTTTTGAGACCAAAGACAGTGCAAAAagtttctcaaattttgaaatactGTAATGATAATCATATAGCCGTTGTACCTCAAGGTGGTAACACTGGTCTGGTTGGTGGATCGGTTCCCATCTTCGACGAGGTTATTCTTTCCCTAAACTATTTGAACCAGGTTAGAGATTTTGATCCTGTTAGTGGTATCTTGAAATGTGATGCTGGTTTGATCCTAGAAAATGCCGATCAATACTTGGCAGAGCATGGTTACATCTTTCCGCTAGATTTGGGTGCTAAGGGATCTTGTCACGTTGGCGGTGTAGTTGCTACTAATGCTGGTGGGTTAAGACTGCTTCGTTATGGTTCCTTGCACGGTAGTGTCTTGGGTTTGGAGGTTGTTTTACCAAACGGTGACATTGTTAGCAGCATGCATGCTCTAAGAAAGGATAATACTGGTTACGATTTAAAGCAACTGTTTATTGGTTCCGAAGGTACCATTGGTGTAATTACAGGTGTATCCATTTTAACACCACCAAGACCAAAAGCGTTTAACGTTAGTTTCCTagcattggaaaatttccaaGCTGTACAAAACGTCTTTGTAAAGGCTAAGAAAGACTTGGCAGAAATATTATCAGCTTTTGAATTCATGGATTCCTACTCACAAGATTTGACTAAAAAACATGTAGAAAATCTGAACCATCCATTCGAAGAGGAACACCCTTTTTACGTGCTAATTGAAACTTCTGGTTCCAACAAGGAACACGATGACGCTAAATTAGAGGCATTTTTAGAATCTGTTATTGAAGATGGGCTTGTTGTGGATGGTGTAGTTGCCCAAGACGAGACCGAATTGCAAAACTTGTGGCAATGGAGAGAATTGATTCCTGAATCTGCCCAAGCTGGTGGCGGTGTCTACAAATACGATATTTCATTGCCTTTGAAAGATCTATATTCCCTAGTGGAAGCAGCCAACCAGAGACTAGAACAAGTGGGTATTCTAGGTGATGCACCAAAACCTGTCATCAGGGCAATTGGTTACGGTCACGTAGGTGATGGTAACTTGCATTTAAACGTTGCAGTTAGAGAATACTCTAAACAGGTCGAAGAAGCTCTAGAGCCATTTGTCTATGAATTCGTCTCATCAAAGCAAGGTTCCATCAGTGCTGAACACGGTCTtggatttcaaaagaagaactaCATTGGCTATACCAAGACTGGACCTGAGATCAAGCTGATCAAGGATCTCAAGAACCATTACGACCCTAACGGTATCTTGAACCCTTACAAATACATCTAA
- the HNT1 gene encoding adenosine 5'-monophosphoramidase (similar to uniprot|Q04344 Saccharomyces cerevisiae YDL125C): MLDNRSTLTSLQWLPQLFTMQHASSAKSSKKLIETAHSYSFLDIQPLTEGHALIVPKYHGAKLHDIPDEFLVDVLPIAKKLSKALGVENNGLDNPIGYNVLQNNGKIAHQEVGHVHFHVIPKRDKDTGLVVGWPAQPTDFAKLDQTHKEIMAKLDSNL; this comes from the exons ATGTTAGACAACCGATCCACGCTAACATCACTACAATGGCTACCCCAGTTATTCACGATGCAGCATGCATCTTCTGCAAAATCATCAAAG aaattgattgaGACAGCACACTCttattcatttttagaTATCCAACCATTGACCGAGGGACATGCGTTGATTGTGCCTAAATACCACGGTGCTAAACTACATGATATCCCTGATGAGTTTCTAGTTGACGTCTTACCAATTGCCAAGAAATTGTCAAAGGCACTAGGTGTTGAGAATAATGGGCTAGACAACCCAATTGGTTACAACGTCTTGCAAAACAATGGTAAAATTGCCCATCAAGAAGTTGGCCATGTCCATTTCCACGTTATCCCCAAGAGAGATAAGGATACTGGTCTAGTCGTCGGTTGGCCTGCACAACCAACAGATTTCGCCAAACTAGATCAAACTCACAAGGAAATCATGGCCAAGTTGGATTCGAACTTGTAA